Genomic DNA from Sphingobium sp. WTD-1:
ATCCAAATACATCAACCACCCGGTTGGCAGCGATGATTTCTGGAAGGAATATCTGGCGCTCAAGAATGGCGAGAAGCTGGCCGTTGGCACCGATCGGCTGGAGCCTGGCACATTCAACGATCTGATCGCCCAATATTACCGCAGCACCACATGGGCTAACATCCCGAAGGAAAGCACCAAGCGCGTCTACCGCGGCACCTATGAGAGGTTCCGCGCGCAGTATGGCGATCGCCAGGTTGCCACGATGTCGGCCAAGAACGTCGCGCGGCTCATGGAGAAGATGCACGAAACGCCCACCGCCGGCGCTATCCTGCTCAAGCGCCTGCGCCAGTTGTTCGACTATGCGATCCTGATGGGGATGCGGAAGGACAACCCGGCCAAGGCGGTCAAGCCGCCGAAGTCGAAGGGGACCGGCTTCCACACATGGGATGAGGAAGAGATCGACGCGTTCGTGGCCCGGCATCCGGTTGGCACGAAGGCGCATCTGGCCCTTTGCCTCCTGCTCTACACCGCGCAACGCCGGTCTGATGTCGTCACGATGGGGCCGCAGCATGTGAAGAACGGTCGCATCCGCGTGAAGCAGATGAAGACAGGGAAGGAGCTTTTTATCCCGATCCATCCGCGCCTGGCATCCGCGATCGCTGCGTGCCCATCGGGCCAGCTCGCATATCTGGTGACGGAGTTTGGCAAGCCATTCACAGCGAATGGCTTCGGCAACTGGTTCCGCAAGCGCTGCGACGAAGCCGGGCTGGAGAAATGCGCCGCGCATGGCCTGCGCAAGGCCGCGTCTCGCCGCATGGCGGAGATCGGCATGTCGAACCAGTCGATCAAATCCATCACCGGCCACACGACCGATTCGGAGATTTCGCGATACACGCGCGATGCCGATCAGATGCTGATGGCTGACCAGACCATGGCGGCGATGATCCGCGCTGATTTGTCTACCTCAGAAACCGGGTTAGACAAAAACGCCTCGAAAACGCCGGAAAATAAGGGCTAAAAATGGCTTGTGGTGCACCCAAGTGGATTCGAACCACTGGCCTTTGCCTTCGGAGGGCAACGCTCTATCCAGCTGAGCTATGGGTGCATGACGCTGGTCAGAAGGGGCGCTTAGCAAAGGGCTTCGAACCGCGCCAGCCACAAAATCACCTGTTCCCGAAACTTATTTCGGGGCCTTCACCATTGGCTGGAATTTGCCCAGGCCACAGCTGGCACCCGGTTGCAGGCCCGGCCCGGCGTTGAACAGCACGGTGATGATGTCGACCGAACAGAGTTGGGACATGCTGGTGCGATAGGAAAAGCGCCGTTCGAAGCCCAGGCTGGGGCAGCTGTTGGGCAGGGTGTTGCGGTAGATCTTCTTGCCGCTCACCTCGAAATCGATGGTGCGATCGTCACGCACATTGCTCGACCGAATCTGGCTGATCGAAATGCAGTCGACCGGATCGCCGCTGGGCACATAGGGATCCGGCTTGTCCTTGGTCTTGGCGAAAGCAGGCGTCAGGCCACAGGCCAGCAGCAGGCCGGCGGTGAGAATGGGGCGGATGGACATTGTCTCTCTCCTTCGTGCTGACAAGACGATTCGCGGAGCTGATTTCCGTACCGATCCTAGCACCGCCGTCGGGCGCGATCAGGCGGCTTTCGCGACGCTGCCGGGTTCCGGCGTCTTCGGCTTGAAGCGGCACAGATCCGACACGATGCAGCGCCAGCATTCGGGCTTGCGCGCCTTGCAGACATAGCGGCCATGCAGGATCAGCCAATGATGCGCATCGCGGCGGAAGGGCTGGGGCACGCGCCTTTCCAGCTTGTCCTCGACTGCCAGCACCGTCTTGCCCGGCGCAAGGCCGGTGCGGTTGCCGACGCGGAAGATATGGGTGTCGACCGCGAAGGTCTCCTGCCCGAAGGCGGTGTTGAGCACGACATTGGCGGTCTTGCGGCCGACGCCGGGCAGGGTGGTCAGCGCGTCGCGATCCTGCGGCACCTCGCCGCCGAAATCGCGCACCAATATCTCGGACAGGGCGATGACATTCTTCGCCTTGGTGTTGAACAGGCCGATCGTCTTGATGTGCTGCTTCAGCGCATCCTCGCCTAGGTCGACCATCTGCTGCGGCGTTTCGACTTCGCGGAACAGGGCGCGGGTCGCCTTGTTGACGCCGACATCGGTGGCCTGCGCCGACAGGGTGACCGCGACCAGCAGCTGATAGGCATTGCCATATTCCAGCTCCGTCACCGGCGCGGGATTGGCCTCTGCCAGGCGGCTGAAAAAGTCGAAGATCTGGCCCTTGTTCATGGCATCAGAGCCCCAGCACGCCCTTCATGTCATAGCGACCGACCGGCTGGCCGGCGAGCCAGCTTGCGCCCTTGATCGCGCCGCGCGCGAAGATGCTGCGGTTCTCGGCGCGATGGCCGAGTTCGATCCGCTCGCCCTCGGTCGCCAATATGACCTGATGGTCGCCCGCGACCGATCCGCCGCGCAGCGCGGCAAAGCCGATCGCGCCCTTCGCCCGCGCGCCGGTGATGCCGTCACGGCCGCGCTCGCTATGGTCGGC
This window encodes:
- a CDS encoding tyrosine-type recombinase/integrase — its product is MSAKNVARLMEKMHETPTAGAILLKRLRQLFDYAILMGMRKDNPAKAVKPPKSKGTGFHTWDEEEIDAFVARHPVGTKAHLALCLLLYTAQRRSDVVTMGPQHVKNGRIRVKQMKTGKELFIPIHPRLASAIAACPSGQLAYLVTEFGKPFTANGFGNWFRKRCDEAGLEKCAAHGLRKAASRRMAEIGMSNQSIKSITGHTTDSEISRYTRDADQMLMADQTMAAMIRADLSTSETGLDKNASKTPENKG
- the nth gene encoding endonuclease III, yielding MNKGQIFDFFSRLAEANPAPVTELEYGNAYQLLVAVTLSAQATDVGVNKATRALFREVETPQQMVDLGEDALKQHIKTIGLFNTKAKNVIALSEILVRDFGGEVPQDRDALTTLPGVGRKTANVVLNTAFGQETFAVDTHIFRVGNRTGLAPGKTVLAVEDKLERRVPQPFRRDAHHWLILHGRYVCKARKPECWRCIVSDLCRFKPKTPEPGSVAKAA